GGAGGTCCCGGTAACCTATTGAATCTATTGGAGTAATTCCTGGGACACTACTGAGTCGCGCCAGTAGGCGCTGTAGTGCATGTCGTAGGTCAGCAGGCCGCTGTACACGGCGCGCACCCGATCCACCATCGACTGCAGCTCCGTACCGAAGTGGTTGATCCAGTAGTCGCCGCCCGGCCGCGTGCGGAAGAGCCGATCTGTTTCGGTCCCGAGCGAGTACATCCGCACGCCCTCTTCCTCTGCGATGCCGGCGAAGTGGATCGCCTGCAGCGCGTAGCTCTCCCAGAACTCGGCGACGAACAGGTCGTGGTCGGGGTGGCTCGGCCGCCACGGCCAGAAGTCGGGGTCGATCTGCCTCGCGCACGTGCAGTACAAGTGGTCGTCTGGGATGCCGGTGTCCGCATAGCCCGGGTCTCCGAGCTGGAACCGTGGTGCGGGGTGCCTGACAGCATCGAGTTCATCCTCTGTCTCGAAGCTCTCGATTGCCAGGGTCATGTAGACGCTGAAGCCGTGCTCCCTGAACTCGCGGATGATCTGCCGAACCGCGTCGTCGGAGAACGTCGGGACGCGTACGCCCGAGTACGTACGCTCCAGCGTGCTGTCCATGCTGTGCTCGAGGTGCAGGGCTACCGAGAAGCCGACCCAGTCCACCTGCACGCTCCGCAGGTACTCGACGTAGCGCAGCGGGACCAGCCGCCGGGTTCGGTCCATCTCCCACAGCTCGACGGCATCGGCGGTGTGCGCCCAGTTGCCGGAGAGGTGGACGGCGCGTAGCGGGCGGTCGAACTCCTGGGCCTGCAGACCGGCCGCGACACACCAGAACAGCGCAAACGTGACACGCAATCGCTGCATCGACAACCTCCATTTCCCGCCTACCGCCGAGCGTAGCACTCGTATACCGACCTCACGGTCTCTTCCGCCAGCTTGCTTCGGATGTTGTACGAGCGCACCTGGCTCTCGAAATCCTGCCACAACGAATCGCTGGCGCGGCGCGGTTCCGTAGGTAAGCCGGACGCGCTCGCCTACCGCGAGCCCGTCAGTCACTCGTGTTTCTCCGCTCGACAATTGGCGTGGTCGACTGGGCGCGCACCCTGCCAGAACCACGCAAAGGAAATCAAGCAGACGCCAAAGATGCTGACGCAAAGGCACGAACAAATCGACAGAAAAATTTCTTATGCCTCACGCCAAGGCCACCTGCGTCCAGGCTCCGCCCCCTCTCGGCTGGCGTGCTCCGCTGATATCGCTCGATCACGGCCGCCACCAGCTCCCGCCTCCCCTCCGGACTCATCGTCGACATCGTGCACTTCGTGATTCTCGAACGCGACCTCGGATCGGACAACCGTTTTTCGACACCGCGGACGATCCGAATAGACGGTGAGCACCGTAACGTCGAAGCGAGGATCTTGTCGAAGCATCTTTGCATCGGAACGCTGTTGAGCACGACGCCTACCGGCCCCGTTCGCTGGAGGGCCGGGTGATTACCGAGTCCATAGGAAACAGAAGGCTGCGGGCCTCATTGGAACTAGTGGCCCCCCCCACGCTGCCGCCGCCACCCGGAGCACTCCCGAATGATGTTGTCCGCCTCGAAACATCCTTCTACCACGGGGTTGCCCGACAGCGCGTCGGAGGAATACTGCACGGCCGCAGTGCCAGTCATGACGCCGGGGGTGTCCGCCCGCGACTCCCAGGAAATCAAGCGAGCCCGAATGTCACCGGCGTCGTCGGGCACGCGGAACGCGATCTCGTCGGACATCAAGGTGAGCCTCCCGTCGATCGAGATCGTTCCGGATTCGATGGTCCACTCGTAGTTCGGCGGCGCGATGAACGTGCTCATGACCGAACCGGTTACCGTTGCGCCGTCCTGCGTGAAGTCGGCTGTCAGCGGTATCCACGAAGCGCAATCCGGCAAGCCGTTGCAGTTCTCCTCGCCCAATTCCTGCCAATCCGGCGGCAGGGAGATTCCGGTCACGTTCAGGTCACCCTCCCAATGTCCATGGAACTCCGGAAAGACTCGGATGCGTCGCGAGCCGCGCCCGCTTCCCGGGACGTCGGCGGTTATCGTCGCCTCGCCGGCCGCGACGGCGGTGACGAGGCCCGACGAGGATACCGTCGCGACGGCCGGCGCATCAGACTCCCAGGTTGCGTTGGTGGCCGCCTGCGCTCCACTGCCGCTCGACGAAGTCGTTGCCTGAAACTGCACTTCGTCGCCGATGTAGATCGTGCCGTGGTCCTCGGGATACGTGACCGATAGGCTCGACGTCGTTACCGGCGACGGCGCGCTGGGACCGTCGCTGTCGCCACCGCAGGAGAGTGCCAGCAGGCAGGCCGCGGCGAGCAGTACGCGGGTCGAGTCTCGGTTCATTGGGTGGATGATCGGATGCATCCGGCTTCTCACCGTTCTCCTCCGTCGAGCCACTCGTGAGCGAGTCCGGCGGCATGCCGACACTCACTCGCAGCGGATTGAGCCGGCTGTCGTAGTGTTCAGCAGGACCAGAAACCTAACGAAGTCGTCGGCCGTGCCGTAGAGGTCGTCGGGCCCGTTGTTGTGCTGTGGGAGTACGAAGTCAACCACCGCGTCGCCGTTCAAGTCCGCGGGCACGAGGTTGTACCCGAAATAGTGATCGGATCCGGCAAACGGCTCTGGAGACATCGCCTGGAACTGACCGCTCCCGTTGTTGCGATAAACGAGCGGCGATTCGGTGCGTACCGGATATCCGAGTCGCGACATGACCAGGTCTGCGCAGCCGTCGCGGTCAACGTCGTGCATGCTCGGATCTGCGGCGTTGTTCAGCGGATCGCCGTTCGCGTTGCGCTCCGGTGTGGTCGCGCTCTGATCGCCCATCCTGGTAGGTGTCTCGTCGACAAACGACATCGCCGTGCGGCGGCGGAGCACGGGAGAAGGCGTGCCGTCGTTGATGAGGATCTGAATGTAGCGGCCGGTCCATGGGAGAACGCCCGGCGGGCCATCGTCGTTGCGACCGTGCGGGAGCAACAGGTCCTGAAACCCGTCCCCGTTGACGTCGAAGTGCGTCAGCGCCCGGACTGACGTGTAGGCGTCGGCGAACGCGGGATGCGGCAGTTCGATGCGTGCCGGATAGTGCCCCGTGCCGTCGTTCACCAGGACGATGCTGAACTGGTTGATGTGGGTCGGATCGACGTCGCGGATCTGTCCGAGCGCGAGGTCAAGGTCGCCGTCGTTGTCCAGATCAACGAGGTCTGCGCCGACGTGTCTCCAATACTCTGGAGGCGGGTTGTGGAGGAGCTCGTAGGGAGCGCGATCGGGATCAAGCGTGAACGTGCTGTCTCCGTTGTTCACCATGAAGTGGCTTGTGACGTTGGCGCCGCCGGTGCTTTCGACCCACAGGTCGATGTCGCCGTCACCGTCGATGTCGCCCGACTTCGCCAGTTTGAGATGAAGGTCGGCCGGCCCGGAATAGTCAGGATTCGGCCGTAGTTCATGCTCGCGTCTGACCGCGTCCGCCAGAGCATCTGACGGCCGAAGCAGTCCGTCCTCGCTGCTCAGGAACAACTGCGGTGGATTCCCGTACCCCAACCTGTGACTGGCCACGTAGACGCCGGCGTCGAAGACCGCAAGGTCAGGTTGCGCGTCCCCGTTGAAATCGTCCGCCGCCACGACCGCGTTGCGCACGTCGATCGTGCCGTCGACAAGCTCCGGCGCGTGCCTGAGGCTACCGTCCCCCACGCTGACGAACACGTGCAGCGTCGTTTTGGTGAATCGTTCCTCGGGCGTCGCACCGTCGTAGTAGTCTCCGTACCCTCCCGCAAGGATGTCGTCACGGCCGTCGCCGTTGAGATCTGCGACGGCATGCACGAATTCGAGCCGTCCGAGGTTGGGATCGGTGACGACGCGCGAAAAGGTGACCCTCGAGGACGATTGTGCGTTCGCTACGGAACAGCCGAGCAGAACCGCCCCGATTACTACGACGAACTGGCGCGACAACATGGACACTCACCCCTAGTCTGCCGAAGGTAAAGCAATCAGAGGCAGGCTGTTCGCACCCGCGTCGGGGTGGCTCGGCCGCCACGGCCAGAAGTCGGGGTCGATCTGCCTCGCGCACGTGCAGTACAAGTGGTCGTCTGGGATGCCGGTGTCCGCATAGCCCGGGTCTCCGAGCTGGAACCGTGGTGCGGGGTGCCTGACAGCATCGAGTTCATCCTCTGTCTCGAAGCTCTCGATTGCCAGGGTCATGTAGACGCTGAAGCCGTGCTCCCTGAACTCGCGGATGATCTGCCGAACCGCGTCGTCGGAGAACGTCGGGACGCGTACGCCCGAGTACGTACGCTCCAGCGTGCTGTCCATGCTGTGCTCGAGGTGCAGGGCCACCGAGAACCCGACCCAGTCCACCTGCACGCTTCGGAGGTAGTCGACGAATCTCAATGAAACGAGAGCCCGGGTCCGATCCTCCTCCCACAGCATGACGGCTCCAGGGTTATGTCCCCAGTTGCCGGAGAGGTGGACGACGCGTAGCGGGCCGTCGAGCTTCTGGGCCTGCAGTCCGGCAGTGACACACCAGAACAGCGCGAACGTGACACGCAATCGCTGCATCGACAACCTCTGTTTCCCGCCTACCGCCGGGCGTAGCACTCGTATACCGATCTCACCGTCTCTTCCGCCAGCTTGCCCCGGATGTTGTACGAGCGCGCCTGGCTCTCGAAATCCTGCCACAACGAATCGCCGGCGATTCCAATGTTCCACGAAAAGACGCCGCGCACCACGCCGACGTTCTCGTCGATGATGTCGAACAAGGCTCTGTAGATGTTCGCCTGGTGTCTCCTGTCCATCGTCCAGACCATTGGCGTTCGAGTCGGTGTATACGGCTGCCTGACCGGTCATTGACCAGTCTGCCGGGTTGAAAGGCGCCTCCATCGTGTCGACTGCGCCGAACTCGGTAAAGACGACCGGACGTCCAGTGTTTCTGCTCGCGAGAGGAACAACGTGCTCCTGGAACAGCAGATCGAATGCGTTCCGAAGGTCGGTTACGCTCAGCACCTCCGTCGGAACGGTGTCCGTGAGCGGAAACCAGGCGCTCACCCCCACGACATCGAGGTCCAGATCTTCCCACAGCTCAGCCGAGCCCGGACTGAACCAGTCTTCCGTGACCGCCGTGTAGTGCATGTCGTATGTCAAGAGACCGCTGTACACCGTACGCACCTGCTCCACCATTGCCCTGAGTTCTCGGCTGAAGTCATTGGTCCAATAATGCCCGCCGTAACGCGTGCGAAACAGTCTGTCGGTTTCCGTGCCCAGGGAATAGAGCCGGACTCCCTCCTCCTCTGC
The nucleotide sequence above comes from Acidobacteriota bacterium. Encoded proteins:
- a CDS encoding VCBS repeat-containing protein produces the protein MLSRQFVVVIGAVLLGCSVANAQSSSRVTFSRVVTDPNLGRLEFVHAVADLNGDGRDDILAGGYGDYYDGATPEERFTKTTLHVFVSVGDGSLRHAPELVDGTIDVRNAVVAADDFNGDAQPDLAVFDAGVYVASHRLGYGNPPQLFLSSEDGLLRPSDALADAVRREHELRPNPDYSGPADLHLKLAKSGDIDGDGDIDLWVESTGGANVTSHFMVNNGDSTFTLDPDRAPYELLHNPPPEYWRHVGADLVDLDNDGDLDLALGQIRDVDPTHINQFSIVLVNDGTGHYPARIELPHPAFADAYTSVRALTHFDVNGDGFQDLLLPHGRNDDGPPGVLPWTGRYIQILINDGTPSPVLRRRTAMSFVDETPTRMGDQSATTPERNANGDPLNNAADPSMHDVDRDGCADLVMSRLGYPVRTESPLVYRNNGSGQFQAMSPEPFAGSDHYFGYNLVPADLNGDAVVDFVLPQHNNGPDDLYGTADDFVRFLVLLNTTTAGSIRCE
- a CDS encoding Ig-like domain-containing protein, giving the protein MHPIIHPMNRDSTRVLLAAACLLALSCGGDSDGPSAPSPVTTSSLSVTYPEDHGTIYIGDEVQFQATTSSSGSGAQAATNATWESDAPAVATVSSSGLVTAVAAGEATITADVPGSGRGSRRIRVFPEFHGHWEGDLNVTGISLPPDWQELGEENCNGLPDCASWIPLTADFTQDGATVTGSVMSTFIAPPNYEWTIESGTISIDGRLTLMSDEIAFRVPDDAGDIRARLISWESRADTPGVMTGTAAVQYSSDALSGNPVVEGCFEADNIIRECSGWRRQRGGGH